The stretch of DNA ATCCTGACATTCTCTCACAAGGTCAGTCAACAGGTCGAGCGCTTTAAGGCTCACCTGTTTGAGCCCGGGATAGGCGCTCTTCATAGCGAGCATAGGGTGGTACATGACCCTGAAAAATGCAGGGTGCCGAAGCGCAAACTCGACATAGGCCAGTCCGACAGCCTTCAGCCTCTCCAGGGGGTGATTGGACGAGCTTCCGATGGCTTCTTCCATCTGCACAACCATCAGCCGAAATCCCTCTTCTGCCACCGCTGCCAATAGTCCTCTCAGATCTCCGAAATGATGGGCAGGCGCCGTATGGCTTACGCCGGCACTACGAGCCGCCTTTCTTAGTGTCAATCCTTCGATTCCTTCTGCTTCCATGATTGAAAGCGTGTGTCTTATCAGGGCGTTTCTCAGGTCGCCGTGGTGATAGGGAGTGCTTTTCCTGATTTTTCCTTCCATAGGTATCTTTTCTCCATTTTTTTATATTATTATACAAAATGAACTTGACAATGGCAAGATAAGTATATATCTTTATATTTAATGTTGACAGTGTCAAGATTAAATAATAAAACAAAAAAAGGAGGCGCCATGAATAAGCCCGAATTAGGCATAGCAGATAGACAACGAGAGTTCTTTTACTCCCGATCCGTAAGGAACGTCGAATTCCGTCTTGAACAACTTCATGTTCTCAAGAGGATCATCATAGATCACGAAGCGAGGATTCTGGAGGCACTAAATAAGGACCTGCAGAAACCGGAGGCGGAGGCGTATACGAGCGAAATAGCCCCGGTACTTCATGAGATCGATCTTGCGTTAAAACATCTGAGGTCGTGGAGCAAGCCTGAGAGGGTCCGGACGCCCCGTATTCTGTACCCCGGCTCGAGCGCCATTTACCGCGAGCCCTACGGCAGCGTTCTTATCATAGCCCCCTGGAATTATCCTTTTCAGCTTGCAATGATCCCCCTGGTTGGCGCCATGGCGGCCGGCAATTGTGCGGTGCTCAAGCCGTCGGAGATATCGTCTTTTACTTCAAGAGCCATGGCAGAGATGATAGGCGCCTCTTTTGATCCATCTTACGTTACCGTTATCGAAGGAGGGGTTGACCTGACACATCAGCTTCTCTCTCAGCACTTCGATTGTATCTTCTTCACCGGCAGTTCTCGCATTGGAAAAATCGTCATGGAAGCTGCGGCTAAATATCTGACACCTGTTGTACTTGAGCTTGGCGGAAAAAATCCCTGCATCGTCGATAAAGATGTGGACGTGGAAAAGACGGCCCGCAGAATCGTATGGGGAAAGTACTTTAATGCCGGACAAACATGTCTGGCCCCTGACTATCTTCTGGTGCATAAGGCAGTCAAGGAAAAACTGATAGATGCCATAAGACTGACGATCGAGAGATTCTACGGCAACGAGCCTTTTCAAAGCCCCGATTATGCGCGGATTATCAACCAACAACATTTTGTACGCCTGTCGGCGCTATTGAAGGAAGGGGAGATTGTTGTAGGAGGTGCTACAGATTCGACAGCCCGCTATATCGCGCCAACGGTTATTGAGAAAGTTTCCTGGAACAACAACATCATGTCGGAGGAAATATTCGGTCCCCTCCTGCCGGTCCTCGATTACGAGGACATCACAGAG from Pseudomonadota bacterium encodes:
- a CDS encoding aldehyde dehydrogenase; protein product: MNKPELGIADRQREFFYSRSVRNVEFRLEQLHVLKRIIIDHEARILEALNKDLQKPEAEAYTSEIAPVLHEIDLALKHLRSWSKPERVRTPRILYPGSSAIYREPYGSVLIIAPWNYPFQLAMIPLVGAMAAGNCAVLKPSEISSFTSRAMAEMIGASFDPSYVTVIEGGVDLTHQLLSQHFDCIFFTGSSRIGKIVMEAAAKYLTPVVLELGGKNPCIVDKDVDVEKTARRIVWGKYFNAGQTCLAPDYLLVHKAVKEKLIDAIRLTIERFYGNEPFQSPDYARIINQQHFVRLSALLKEGEIVVGGATDSTARYIAPTVIEKVSWNNNIMSEEIFGPLLPVLDYEDITEVIELLQRKSKPLALYFFSRNKQYQKRILSELSSGGVSINDTMAHIQNVCLPFGGVGESGMGEYHGKASFDVLSHKKAVLKRSFFADPQMKYPPYRTPLKYLKKVLKFLY
- a CDS encoding TetR/AcrR family transcriptional regulator, whose protein sequence is MEGKIRKSTPYHHGDLRNALIRHTLSIMEAEGIEGLTLRKAARSAGVSHTAPAHHFGDLRGLLAAVAEEGFRLMVVQMEEAIGSSSNHPLERLKAVGLAYVEFALRHPAFFRVMYHPMLAMKSAYPGLKQVSLKALDLLTDLVRECQDMDLIVAGDARELGLFAWSTVHGLATLHMNGQIEGKGLGENIMEHAQKVTALIYSGLRKHTA